The Dreissena polymorpha isolate Duluth1 chromosome 2, UMN_Dpol_1.0, whole genome shotgun sequence nucleotide sequence TTTTAATGGATCAGTTGTGCGCAATTCTATTTCTTTAGCATCAGatgatttttaaattgttttaaatcggtaaatgatcctaattctgttgttttttttcccaaccAAATGAATAGATTTTGTACGTTTTGAGAGATATCTAGGGGGAAAAGTACAGCTTATGTTTAAAATTGAATAGTATAATTACcacacatgaaataaaaaaatgtaaaaaactaAACAATGGTAAATCGGGTCCTCCAGACAATTTTCTTAACGATTTTTTTAGTATGGATGTGAGATAGACTTGTTCGCGACAGCTCTTTGCACgttgtttaatttgtgttttatttattcgGTTTACTTCCCAGAAACATGGTAAGAGGGTTATGTGGTCCCATTGCATAAGAAAGGGGATATTAACAATACGAACAACTACACTGGTATTACTTTATTGAGAACACAAGGAAAATTATTTACGAACGTTTTAAATGACCGGCTGACGATTAAGGCGGAAAAGTATAAAGTTTACATTGAGGCTCAGGCaggatttagaaaaaaaaacatgggaaCAATGGATAATATTTGTGtactgcataatgtaataaagcatttattaaattaaaaaaaactgttcgtAGCATTTATAGATTTTACAAAAGCATTTGATTACATATTGAGAGATAGTCTGTGGTATAAACTGATAAAGTAAAATATTAGGAGGGAAAATATTAAACAGTATATTATGTGTGACATTTCATGTTTAATCATGGGCGTATTGCCTACTGTATTATCAAATAAACTAAACTATGAACTGATGGCCTCTTGTGCGGCTATTTTACAGGACTATACTGCCGACGACGTCGTGGTGGTGTTCGGTAAGTACATATGTTCGGGTCAGCACATAACGACAGGTGGTATCAATTTTGTAAACGTGTGGGCATCTTAAAACACATCAGCATCATCGACCTTGAACAAGTGAGCGTCAGTCCGAATGCCGGTGTGCCattattatcagccggttttcgcaatatatcccttgatatatggtataatctttaaaaaaatgtgtagggtgattgttttaattgattgCAATGCTCCTCAGtgatatatatacacccatgcAGTTTTATCTTGAAATAGTGTAGCGTATCTAAGATATGGCCCTGGAAAGTTACACAATACACCAACAACAAAGAGCaacaactcttatttaagaaagtgtatggttatggttcttgtgaatggcacttctcctcattgatatcaatgcaccaatgaagtttcatgttgaagtagtgtatggtatctgagatatagccctgaaaagttccatcatacaaaaaacaaagggcagtgactcttatttaagaaagtgtatagTTGTGAATCACGTTACTGGCAATTTTCCTCGTAGATATATATACGCATAAAGTATCATGCTGATTTcctatatagtttctgagataaagtcATGCATAGTTTTGTgatagacggacggactgactgaacgacagacttacagacggacgcacggacagacggagGACGGAAAAAGCCAATtttatatccctccgcctttggcggtgGATAACAATAGGGTAACATTTAACACAGTCAGCCACTGTCTGCTACCATCCATTGCAGGTTGGGTGAACCCCAATGCGAGGCTGCCCCAGCTGAGCGGCCAATTTAGCTACAAGGTGGAGGTGTCCATTCCCATGGCAAACCACGTGTACTCGTCCCAGGTAACCCGCCACGACCTATCCCCTACCCGGGACGCACCCATATATACATCACTGGGGGATACTAAATTTATTCTCAATGGTTTTAAACCGGGTTAATTGCATGAACTGTCGTTTACATCGTAGTTTTCTTACACTCAAATTTCGGTTGCAATCTAAGAATATTCGCCTTTTATATTCGTTGtgattattttacaaattcaaacGTGACTGCTTCATGATCTGACACAGGTGTGGTACGACAACTTTTACAAACTGCTCCGCTACGACCCACACGTGAACATTCCCACGTTCCCGTTCTACACGACGAACCCTCTTAGGGTGGTGGAAGACTTCAACACCGGTATACCGCCTAGCTTTAACTACATTTTACTAACTCATTCTGCATACTCTACTGGGCTGGTATTGGTAAAGAATTTCAGTGGAAACTTCAGATTAGTCGttaatttcttgttttaattaaaatcgtCTCACAAATTTAAGTGCGATTTTAAAACTTTTCGCATTATGTAATATAATtcgaaaaaattgttttaataggAAATTGGTTTGCTTGTTTGTCAAAATATTAAAGTACTTAAGGAAAAATTATATTTGCTAAAAAATCACTGAAAAGTCCGTTAAAGGAAAAAAAGGCttaatacatttgtatataaaaactTATGATGTTGGATCTAAAAACATAAGTCTCTGGGCTTTCGTTGCAATATATCAaagtaaatgtacatgtatttaatcaaATACCCACATGTTCCTCTCCAGGGATACGTTACGTGATCGACGTGATGCACCAGAATTGCAGCATTTCGCATCTCTCGGCGACCGACTTCGGCGTCCAGACTCTCTCTAACAACAGCCTCGCATTTGGATTGAAGGACCCCTTGAGCAACTTCCGCGTCGACAACACGTACCAATTCGTTGGGCAGGTAAAGGGTTAACGTGAAATTCATATGATTAAAATATTGTTCAGCtatttaacttctttattttgtgtgttttttttaatgtgattaTTGTCATTATTCTCATTTATAGTGTATATTGTCATCATGCTGATGTAACTGTAATCGTCAATAAAAATGCCCTTAAAcacacaggcactcggcattagctactacccccccccccccccaagctgCTACCCTCTTCCAAACTCTCAAAAATTGTCCATtcgtaataaaaaaaatagcatgACAAAGTTTgtcgaaaaaaaaatttttttacttataacatagaggatatttgttggattcggtggattatcgattttaattcacgagtgatcatttattttctatgatcacgagtgaattaaaatcgatattccaccaaatccaacaaattttctttatattttatgctttttttcacagtttatatacattgttaacgagtttaactaaagaatttcgctgggataatgacgtcatttcgtcgaaaaaaatggcgtcatttcacagttaacagtgaaaattattgataattttcactgataattttcactgtttgaaacagtgaaattatgagttttaattcactgatatttctctataaaccaccgaaaagcataaaataaatctaagttaaatcaaattatttatttttcgacgattttttttgtcatgttatttttttattactaatggACAACTTTGAGAGTTTGGGAGGGGGTAGCAGCTGGGGGAGGggggtagtagctaatgccgagAGCCTGTGCTTAAACAACGCAGTTTGTTTGCtctatgtttttcttttttgtttaaattttacagCAAACCATTCGTGGAATGATGTGCAATATTTTCGAATCTCTACGACCGAACTACCAGTTCATGAACTTCACTACGCCAGCCGTGTTCCGATACGCCTTCCTTGCAGTAAGAACGTGATAATTATGCGCGTTTAGTTGACAGTCCCGGCTTATTGTCCGGCTTACTAGATGATCCTGATATAAAGCCTAAAATGCTCGTACATGTCCATGCGATATGAATACATGTTGATATAATAGACATATTTTACGACGTGCGCATGCGCTAAGATTCAATGGTCCCTGCATATTGTCCGAACTGCACATGCGCTATTATTGAATGGTCCTCGCATATTGTCATAGCTGCACATTCGCTATGATATAATTGGTCCTGATATCTTGTCCGAACTGCGCATGCGCAACGATTTAATGGCCCTGACATATTTCCGAACTTCACATGCGCTATTATTTAATAGTCCTGACATATTTTCCGAACTTCACATGCGCTGTGATTAAATGGTCCTGGCATATTTCCGAATTTCACATGCGCTATGATTTAATGGTCCCGACATATTGTCCAAACTGTACATGCGCTATGATTTAATGGTCCCGGCATATTTTCGAACTCGGCATGCGCGATGACTTAATGGTCCTGGTATATTGTCCAAACTGTACATGCGCTATGATCAAATGGTTCTTGCATATTGTGCGAACTGTACAATCGCTATGATTTTACGGCCATGGCTTATTTCCGAGCTGCACATTCGCTGTGATTTAATGATTCTTTATATTGTCCGAACTGAACATCCGCTATGATTTAATGGTCCTGACATACGGGCCGAACTGCGCATTCACTATGATTTAATGGTCCTGGCATATTGTCCGACCTGGCCATGAGCTTTGATTTAATGGTCCTGGCATATTTACGAACCTTTGCATGCGCTCGTCTGCTAGGACGACTGGATGGAGACGAGTGACGGCTACCTTGGAGGCGACGTGGGGCAGCCGGTTCGTCTGGAAATAACAATATTATCGGTAAGTAGACAAGGCATGAAAGTATACTTTATCATTTAAAGCGGTAAGaggtttattaaaaattaaaataaaacactggTAGAAAACTAGCCGACAATTATATtcaatgtggggggggggggggggtgggggtaaggTCGTTAATTTTGTTATCACTATTGAACAAGACGCACCCTTATAGGGAACATGCATTTTGAAGTAAGCCCTTTTATTTCTCTTCGTTACCTCCATGTCTGCACATGTTTGCATGTGCACTGTTTTATGCCAAAACATATAAAGCTGTCTGACCCATAAAcctaatataaaacattattgatATGTAATCTAACTATGCTCTGTATCCCGCCATGTTACCTTTACGTGTTTTAGAATGGCCTGTACATGGAGTACAACTTTTACGACTTCGACCAGGACCATCCGGACGCCTCCGTGTTCGATGTTCACCAGTGCTACAACCCGGACCAGACCACGGACTTCCTAGTAGTTTTTCCGGGTACGTCGACCTGGGGACGCACTTATGCTTCAGTAGTTTGGTCGGGACTGAAACGCGTATACGGTTCAGCAGCTTATATAAATACTCGTGGTAAAACGGTGATGCGGTGTTTGTTCGAAGTAACTACGGTGTTATCCGGGATAGCATCTATGTCTATGGTTCGATATCCTCGTGTATGGTTTTATAGTTTATGTTCTGCGTATAATATTTTTTCAGAAGTTGAAATATCTGACATTGCAAACAGATTTACCATAAAGCgatgattaataataatatgtttgtgatcagttaactttttgaaattatttttaaaatctttcACTGTAATAGgtacatatttatgtttttattaatacgGTTACTTACTTGTAAGTGACAAAAATCAACAAGCGCAAAGCTGACATTGTTGACGTTGCTGTTTTCTATTACTGAAAAGGAATCGTTTTTTTCACTTAATGTGTTATAATAATATGCATTTCATTCTTAACGCAGGCAAGTTCGCCGATCCAATGGGCGCATCGTCCAAGATCTTCCTGCTAGAGGCGGTGGACAAGCTGGTCAACAGGACGGGGTTGCCGCGCATGCGATTACAGAGGACGCGCCTCGAGCTCGACGACGACTTCGTGTACCTGTACTCCAGCATGGTTGATAACACCGACCCACTGGGTAGGGCTCGAAGTTCACGGATAAACGACTAATAATTTTGCATCAATATAGAAATTCAAACTACAGAAAGTCTTTCAGGAGAGTAAGTCTTGCTCTTATCAAGTACTTCAGAAaaccaaaaaatacaaaaacttaTTTAAACTGTTATCACCGCTTGAGAACGTACAATAAAAAGCTGTTGGAACCCAAACCGATTCAGGACATTAGATTTATGCTTAACACAAAGTAAATTAATTACGCTGGCGTTACGCAATtcaatttccatattgccatacACCCGTACGTCCCGAAATCGTGTTCAATCTCTCACTTCATAATAAACCAGTcgattataaattattttttcacaaatgttcTCCATCTGCAAACGTCGTGACGCGAACACATTAAAAATGTCCCTTGCTAAAAGTTCAAGGACACACTTAgcggtcaaatatcaaatatggGCATAAAACAGCTTTTCTGGACTTTCTGgactttttcattaattttaaaaataactgACTCAAATTATAAAAGATGGGGACTGTCAGTTTAGTCTATAAAACTGTTTTGATTCTTACAtgcaaattattgaaaacaaacttttgtaCTATGATAATTACTTTGCTCAAACATGTTCCCCGGGGGTGTGGAGGAAGTTGGGCTAGCCATCCGTGTCTGACACACCTAGGTTTTTActacaaataaatatcaaaatcaaaacataaatgctAAGTTTATCTAGAAAGAGAGCGCTTGTACATAGCTGACAATTGCCAATAGAATGTCAACTTTGACTGTTCGGTTTTTATGTCTTTTTTAGAAACTGAATACCTCAATGGTATACGGTATTTAGCGATCAATATATATTTACGTATCTTTTGATTACCAGTGTATTTCACGCCGATCCCCAACAACCCTGTCCCACAGCACGTTGACAAGGTGCTGGGCGATCCCTCCACGGTACAAGAGTGCGCGCGCTCCTGCTTCCTGTACACGGGGTTTGTCTGCAATAGTTTCTATTTCTGCGCCACGAGCGGCCAGTGCCTACTTCAACAGACCCACGGGCCTGGGAACGGTTCAGTGAATCTTGGGCAGGGATGCAGCTCATTTTCCAGTGCGTATTGCTTTGATGAAGAAATGTgttgaggatgaggatgaggatgatgaggatgaagaagaagaagatgatgaagatgaagaagaagaagatgacgataatgatgatgatgatgatgatgatgatgatgatgatgatgatgcatgatgatgatgatgcatgctgatgatgatgctgctgatgatgctgctgctggtaatgctgctgctgctgatgctaatgctgctgatgatgctgatgctgatgatgctgctgctgactgatgctgctgctgatgcctgctgctgctgctgctgctgatgctgatgctgctgctgatgatgatgatgatgatgatgatgatgatgatgatgatgaggattatGATGAGGATTATGATGAGGATTATGATGAGGATGATTATGAGGAGgagaacgacgacgacgatgatgatgatgacgacgacgacgatgatgatgatgatgattattattattatagtggTGGTGGTGTTTTGTGGTGAATGtcatgttgatgatgttgattatgGCGTTGAAGATGATTGTAATAAACGACACAAAAGCAATAATATCAACACTCTTACGTTTTTATGTTAACGTTTCCCTATTCGTAAAGCTATTCAATCTTAGTGAACGATACACTTGCATGTCATGTAATGAACTATAGCACGTTTCATTTGAAAACTACATTGGTTTTCTGGGAAATGAAACTGGTTGTGTGCTTAATGTATTTACGAGCTCTTTCCCACTGCAGGAACTATCAATTTGACCACAGTGGAGCCGCCAAATGTCAAGGCCCTGTTGGATCTTCGAAACGCTGTGTACAGCGGGGACCTCGTGCTTGATATACCCGTACCCAACTCGGAGAAGGTGATGGTTCGTTTAGTCTCAAATATGTAAACGGTCTTAAATCACTTGATATCTGAGGATGTCGTTTCTATACGaagtatttaatttttaaaatttacatataagAAAATGCTGAACAGAAAAATACCCCCGCCTCGTCACATCTGACAGGCGTTCTAACTGCGTCCATCCGTCGATCGACAAAAGAGTTCGTTATAACTACGATAAGCGTTCAGCCCAGCTCAGTGACAACGCTAATGACGTGTTGAGAACGCCGCATACACGCGCAGAAAGCATGCAGGATCCCGGCGCGATGTTTTGCGGTATTTGGATTTCTTAGGGAGAAAAACACATTGGCGTTCTTAAGACGATTATTATCGTGTTCCGAAAGCTGATTTTATGTCGAAGAAAGGACGGCACCCCAGTTAGccaaaaaattaaatgtatactGAACATAGGAAAAAAGCACTTGAATGCAATTAAGTGATATATTGTGCACATACATTCTCATGTTATAACGGTAATTTCAGACTACAACCTTTACTGCAACCACCGTTGATAATGTTTCAAAAAGTAGAAGAAAGCTAATAAAAGAAGGTGAGTAAAACGTTGACAATCGCGTCGTGAAAACTTAACCTATTGAGGCCTAGTGGaatctcatccttctaaatttgatcagtttatttccaaaattagggatttctagtatacaaATTTCTATAtatagactatttcttacagaaattcctttaagcaaacagcgcagacacagatgagacgccgcataattcggcgtctcatctgggtctacgctgtttgccaatgcttttttctagacgctaggcataaatgggttaacttagcCGTTTATTACAGATAAACATATAAGCATCGAATTCAGTGCACAAATAATTCATAGTTTAATCATTCGTTGTTTAACACCATCGGGCCATCATCTGTTAAACAATTTGCATGGTATCACATGTTTAGCTTTTAACAAGTATTCATTTTCGTTAAAAACCTAACACAGATGTTTATCATATAACTAATATCATGCATCCATATCGTTTGTGACCGCCAACCTTCAAGACAGCCCGTTGGCAAGTTTCGACGTGTACCGTAACTCGACGTGCTTCGGTAGCGACCTGGCCGACACGATGGACGAAGGGCTGTCTCTGGACGAGTGCGCACAGTCGTGTCTGACCAACCTGCCCTTCTGGTGCACGGGGTTTAGCTACCAGCTTGCGTCCAGCATGTGCTCCAAGACCAAGACGGACCTCACCTTGGCAGCCGCCAGCGCTTTCAGAAATGCTACAGCGTGCATTATTTATTCTAGTAAGCTTTTCTAGCTTAGCGCatcgtttttttattatatattttttcagtttttcaCAGTTTTGATCTACAATAACGAGGATTGTGTAGGGTGAATATCCTTTTCACAAAAATCAATAATGATGACTTATTTGAGTTAAAAGAAACGTTAACAATACCACTCATGCCATTTGGCAcagtcaaaaaagaaaaagattttCCATTGTCTTTTGCATCTAGTATGTACagtttaaaatattgttgttattgtcTTAACAGGACACTACACAGGCGAGTATGACGTTAGTTCAGGAGCGATGACAGCAGCCGAGTCTGATAACGTCGTTCCATCAACGTCACCGGAGCTCTGTGCGCGACAATGCTCTCTGAATTCAACCATTCCGTGCAGAATGTTCCAGTACTGTCCGAACACGCAGCAATGCAGGATGTTTCAAAACCGGGCTCTAACGGGGTATGCTGTAAGCAACAACACGCAGGCAACATGTGCGAAGTACACGCGTAAGTAAAACGAAAGTCACATGTTTTTCTGTTATAATTAAATAGCAAGTATGCGATTTTACTTAAGTTAATAATTTACCATCAGTACGAGAAAGCCTAGTTGATATTAACTTATAATTCTTTAGTGTTTACACTGCAATATATTTGcgaaatttattaaaatttaagaacaatacatcttatagtcttctatcTGCATTCTATCCGGTAAGCAAAAACTATAATAGTTCGCTTATTTCGCTGATATTGGCACTTAACTATTGGTCGTTTGAAAATCACCTCCTCATATGCCGCAACTTGTTTCTTCTATAAAACCGCACGCAGGTTCGTATGGTCAGGGCGATTTCAGGGCAGTAACCGCCGGCTTATACACGTTCACGGCTGTGTTTTCCTATCTCGGGATCTCCGGACTGGAGGACTGTACCAGATATTGTGTCGAAGAGTTGGGCAACCGCTGTACAGGTACACATACTGTTAGAAAAATCTAACATGAACGAGCAAGGTGCTCTACCCCGACCTTTTGGTTTCACTCCACTGCCCATCTTAGCCTGTCAAAACTTATCAGATATGATTAAAATAGATTGAAAGTAAATGAACCACAATAAAGTAAAGCAAATAAATGTGACTATCCCCAGGCTCTCTTCAAGCTGCACCATGCAACTCTTCAGGTCCGATGTATTTCCCTTAAACCAGTTTCAGGTCAAGCTATTGTTTGAAGGTACATGTATAAACCAATGAATGTCCTGGTGTTGTATTGAAAATTACCAGCACCATGTAATGATCAATATGAATATGGAAAGGGAAACAACACAATTTTCACCTCATGAGTCTACCAAATTACCAGCAACAAAACCCAGACAAAACTAGTTCTATAGGTTCTTTACTAGGTTGTTTAAAGCgaagtatacagtacaataactatCTACCCCACCAACAATTGTTTCGAGGAGCATATCCTCGTCTAGTTGTGTTTTCACAGTAGATGCAAAAGTATATTGTATCCCTTCCATTTTATGCTGGTGTAGACATTACTAATATATACGGGACACCTGGTGAACAGAAGCATATGAACGTGTTCAACTAGTTCATGCACTGTAAACACACACTCCGTTCTCCGTTAATTGTTCTATACCATGTAGCAATATATGTGCCTTGTTGAAACGCACTTTGATGTCTACCCAACTTTTCTGCAATGTACTTTTATTCGCCTGTAGGGGCCATCTATATTAAATACCGGTAACCAGAAGAATTTGTAATAATTAATTCCAATTTAACGATACAATATTTCTAAATTCCAACAAACACATGGTCAACCGTCATGTCTAAATAATTGTCAATACATACGTTACAAATATTTAGTGATTAATGATGATGTTGATCGCAAATCGAATGCACCAATGTTCGGTGCTAAAATGCTCTGTTTCAGGTCTTTACTTCTGCCGCTCCGACATGAACTGTTATTTGACCGGTGATCTGCCGGGACCTGACAACAGTTCGGTGATAGCCTCGGAAAACGGGATTTGGTGCACCCAGTATAATAGTAAGTGAATATAAGACTTGTGTTTTGCGGTGAAGCTTTTTTCGTACACAGGTTTTAACATTTTAGAATAGCCATTTGAGCACATTTCTCCAAGTAGATCCGAATGAATAATTCCTCAAATTAGTTTGGCTCA carries:
- the LOC127867551 gene encoding uncharacterized protein LOC127867551 isoform X6, producing the protein MSSVPVMSEVVGSERLPNGSLYNYHHIFTMSRFIPAAEFDYGDMQTPESVWCPGRKPGKAPPALPDRFYYKVEIVYPDLGAVAFEEVWYDASFKLFRHDRRPLVPTPPDYTTHPRIEIHDYTTGVAYTTDRMFNNCTMSALTPDQQDSQQNLTAYRYNQSYVLGMKSPLQLLDLDLNLTYIGQYEIRGIVCDAFVGQAYNFTQTGFLSNDQTMDLTFYFMADGWSYVTDDSVDMITSQIPIRLVLYSNDMALTATYNFLEFEPTPPSLSVFDVSACFAEANKVTFQVKFPGTYIPATEESVINWAQLVFAEKMGVSLLRVSGVQLSYDDANLYVTATLLDKTWLAAQFTVQPGRYIEINTGSIIYNSASPLQCASYCVNDAEFVCNSFDFCTNDQSCHLSPTHTDSGTTMSPTPSCYHYSRTVDGDTPQLTIASAFQNLRTSVYNRGLVLSNIGLGTLFKDYTADDVVVVFGWVNPNARLPQLSGQFSYKVEVSIPMANHVYSSQVWYDNFYKLLRYDPHVNIPTFPFYTTNPLRVVEDFNTGIRYVIDVMHQNCSISHLSATDFGVQTLSNNSLAFGLKDPLSNFRVDNTYQFVGQQTIRGMMCNIFESLRPNYQFMNFTTPAVFRYAFLADDWMETSDGYLGGDVGQPVRLEITILSNGLYMEYNFYDFDQDHPDASVFDVHQCYNPDQTTDFLVVFPGKFADPMGASSKIFLLEAVDKLVNRTGLPRMRLQRTRLELDDDFVYLYSSMVDNTDPLVYFTPIPNNPVPQHVDKVLGDPSTVQECARSCFLYTGFVCNSFYFCATSGQCLLQQTHGPGNGSVNLGQGCSSFSRTINLTTVEPPNVKALLDLRNAVYSGDLVLDIPVPNSEKTTTFTATTVDNVSKSRRKLIKEDSPLASFDVYRNSTCFGSDLADTMDEGLSLDECAQSCLTNLPFWCTGFSYQLASSMCSKTKTDLTLAAASAFRNATACIIYSRHYTGEYDVSSGAMTAAESDNVVPSTSPELCARQCSLNSTIPCRMFQYCPNTQQCRMFQNRALTGYAVSNNTQATCAKYTRSYGQGDFRAVTAGLYTFTAVFSYLGISGLEDCTRYCVEELGNRCTGLYFCRSDMNCYLTGDLPGPDNSSVIASENGIWCTQYNRTYYPSYTGSAITVPAVTNQKSTIPPVTCNQAPTIPLVTSSPKQSPTTASSTGLVTQTSTQRTTRYSPRSSTTRSSTPRSRTTSYTVSASVQQGSNTQASCQNLQTSSANSGLTAGVAVATFCIGVLLGVLGLYLFTRRRYGGQEGRQILENIEMDR